A single window of Methanoregula sp. DNA harbors:
- a CDS encoding ATP-dependent 6-phosphofructokinase: MKTIGVLTGGGDCPGLNAVIRAVVRSGIKYEFETLGIRNGWLGLIDGDVEPLTDFSVSGILPKGGTILGTSRMNPLLKTSDLQKIRQNIKKYGIHALVVIGGDGTLSAARDISNLGIPLVGIPKTIDNDISGTDVTFGFDTAVDTVTEAIDRLHTTAESHHRIIVVEVMGRKVGWIAVTAGIAGGADEILIPEVRFTMEGVCQKLRARYDAGKKFSIVVIAEGVQPEDIGVPEVSEHDRDECGHEKFVGVGNILGKELERRLGIETRVTILGHVQRGGSPTAFDRVLATRFGVAAVHLVYKGEFGRMVALQGNRITSIPLEAAVNQLKTVDPDFYELAMTVIGGKK; encoded by the coding sequence ATGAAAACAATCGGTGTCCTGACCGGGGGTGGCGACTGTCCGGGACTCAACGCGGTGATCCGGGCAGTCGTGCGGTCCGGGATAAAATATGAATTTGAAACGCTGGGGATACGGAACGGGTGGCTGGGGCTTATTGACGGCGACGTGGAACCGCTCACGGATTTCTCGGTCTCCGGAATCCTTCCCAAGGGCGGGACGATCCTCGGCACATCAAGGATGAACCCTCTGCTAAAGACGTCTGACCTGCAGAAAATCCGGCAGAATATAAAAAAATACGGTATCCATGCCCTTGTGGTCATTGGCGGTGACGGCACTCTCTCGGCGGCGCGGGACATTTCAAACCTGGGTATCCCTCTTGTAGGTATCCCCAAAACAATAGATAATGATATCAGCGGAACGGACGTGACATTCGGGTTTGATACTGCAGTAGATACCGTAACAGAGGCAATCGACCGGCTCCACACGACTGCCGAGTCCCATCACCGGATCATTGTTGTTGAGGTTATGGGGCGAAAAGTCGGGTGGATTGCAGTGACTGCGGGTATTGCCGGGGGGGCTGATGAGATCCTGATCCCGGAAGTTCGTTTTACCATGGAGGGTGTCTGCCAGAAACTCCGGGCCCGGTACGATGCAGGCAAAAAATTTTCCATTGTCGTGATTGCAGAAGGGGTGCAGCCGGAGGATATTGGCGTTCCAGAAGTATCTGAACACGATCGGGATGAATGCGGCCACGAAAAATTTGTCGGAGTGGGCAACATTCTTGGAAAAGAACTGGAACGCCGTCTTGGCATTGAGACACGCGTAACCATTCTCGGGCATGTACAGCGGGGTGGTTCGCCGACTGCATTCGACCGCGTCCTTGCCACCCGGTTCGGTGTTGCCGCAGTTCATCTCGTTTATAAAGGCGAATTCGGCAGGATGGTTGCATTGCAGGGAAACCGCATTACCAGTATCCCGTTGGAGGCCGCCGTCAACCAGTTAAAAACCGTTGACCCGGACTTCTATGAGCTGGCCATGACGGTAATTGGCGGAAAGAAATAA